A single window of Flavobacterium aestivum DNA harbors:
- a CDS encoding DDE-type integrase/transposase/recombinase: MSETYHPFISKIKGIRNTVVSNKEKKVEAIEQLKPFVSVNVALKIFNISRATYQNYKTLVLSKCTASYFEWCVKRHPNQLLKTEVIKIKDYFENRNYQFWSKASLYYLGLRSNDFSFGLATFYKYSKLLGFKNGRYLYRKPKYSPLISTKPNQIWCADVTIFKTADGVKHYIHFLIDHYSKMVLEYQVASSSQPKIIKSLLQSAFEKHPNLEFLNFVTDGGIENVNNTVRNFVLSSGHKIIHTIAQKDIPESNSMIEAFNKVIKNQFLRPRNLENGMQLEKALKEDILIYCTIRPQRSLLGNTPFETHTGKPINSSNYTMHFGKQKN, encoded by the coding sequence TTGTCTGAAACCTATCATCCCTTTATTAGCAAAATAAAAGGAATTAGGAATACGGTTGTAAGCAATAAAGAAAAAAAAGTAGAAGCAATTGAACAATTAAAACCTTTTGTTTCGGTTAATGTTGCACTCAAAATATTCAACATATCAAGAGCTACTTATCAAAATTACAAGACATTAGTTTTAAGTAAATGCACTGCTTCTTATTTTGAATGGTGTGTAAAACGTCATCCAAATCAATTGTTGAAAACGGAAGTAATTAAAATTAAAGATTATTTTGAAAATAGAAACTATCAGTTTTGGTCAAAAGCTTCTTTGTATTATTTAGGACTTAGAAGCAACGATTTTTCATTTGGATTAGCTACTTTCTACAAATATTCTAAACTGCTGGGTTTTAAAAACGGAAGGTATTTGTATAGAAAACCAAAATACAGTCCATTAATAAGTACAAAACCAAATCAAATTTGGTGTGCCGATGTCACTATTTTTAAAACTGCTGATGGGGTTAAGCACTACATTCATTTTTTAATTGACCATTATTCTAAAATGGTTTTAGAGTATCAAGTGGCGAGCAGTTCACAACCAAAAATTATAAAATCACTTCTCCAAAGTGCGTTTGAAAAGCATCCTAACTTAGAATTCTTAAATTTTGTGACTGACGGTGGCATAGAAAATGTAAACAACACGGTGCGAAATTTTGTTTTGAGTTCTGGACATAAAATAATTCATACCATAGCCCAAAAAGATATTCCTGAATCTAATTCTATGATTGAGGCTTTTAACAAAGTGATTAAAAATCAATTTTTACGGCCTCGAAATCTAGAAAATGGAATGCAATTAGAAAAAGCATTAAAAGAAGACATACTTATTTATTGTACTATTCGTCCACAACGAAGTTTACTTGGTAATACTCCTTTTGAAACGCATACAGGAAAACCTATCAATTCTTCTAATTATACTATGCATTTTGGTAAGCAAAAAAACTAA
- a CDS encoding alpha/beta hydrolase produces the protein MNKELMFANDLRTSYRSMIPLAGKPDLECDINTITIPTTDSEYNIPVHLYIPKNVEVGLLPIVVFAHGGCFVSGDLETHTVLVHTIASNTQAIVAYVDYRLAPEYPFPTGLNDFYTALEWISANATTIGADLHKIAVCGDSAGANLATVATMMTRDKKGPQIVGQWLIYLYAASLEMNTESWKELGNTNFPSKDVFVSSLNCYIPEGVRSDLPYIAPLIGNHENLPPAFIQVGEYDPLLDENIDYNQALLQAGVKSEVRVYDKQNHGFVQFFKNSEQNTEGLNALNDGVEFLKSIFNR, from the coding sequence ATGAATAAAGAATTGATGTTTGCAAATGACCTTAGAACTTCGTATAGGTCTATGATACCGTTAGCAGGTAAGCCAGATTTAGAATGTGATATAAATACTATTACTATTCCAACCACAGATTCAGAATATAATATACCCGTACATTTGTATATCCCAAAAAATGTTGAAGTAGGATTATTACCCATAGTCGTTTTTGCTCATGGTGGGTGTTTTGTTTCGGGAGACTTGGAAACACATACAGTTTTAGTTCATACCATTGCAAGTAATACTCAAGCAATCGTAGCCTATGTTGATTATCGTCTAGCTCCTGAATACCCTTTTCCAACAGGATTAAACGATTTTTATACAGCATTAGAATGGATTTCAGCGAATGCCACTACAATTGGAGCTGACCTACATAAAATTGCGGTTTGCGGGGACAGTGCTGGGGCTAATCTTGCCACGGTGGCAACTATGATGACAAGAGATAAAAAAGGCCCACAAATTGTCGGACAATGGCTAATTTATTTATATGCGGCTAGTTTAGAAATGAATACTGAATCATGGAAAGAATTGGGAAATACCAATTTCCCAAGTAAAGATGTATTTGTCAGTAGTTTGAATTGCTATATACCTGAAGGAGTTCGTTCGGATTTACCGTATATAGCTCCTTTAATTGGTAATCATGAAAACCTTCCGCCAGCTTTTATTCAGGTAGGTGAATACGACCCATTGTTAGATGAAAATATAGATTATAATCAAGCATTATTACAAGCTGGTGTAAAATCAGAAGTTCGGGTATATGACAAACAGAATCATGGTTTTGTTCAGTTTTTTAAAAATAGTGAGCAAAATACTGAAGGCTTAAATGCATTGAATGATGGTGTTGAATTTTTAAAATCAATATTTAACAGGTAA
- a CDS encoding RHS repeat domain-containing protein — MLPTPTVTTTNYLGGFQYLDNVLQFFPTAEGYVEPNGSSYKYVFQYKDHLGNVRLSYGDANGDGTITNSEIIEESHYYPFGLKHQGYNSVITSTNPAQKYKYNGKELQDELGLGMYDYGARLYDPARVGWSNIDPLAEKMRRYSPYNYCFDNPLRFTDPDGMKPNDIIVLNAPKGATNVNGVYAGHNAVLIGNDKKGWTFVSKEGRDKSPWYSNEVTGGPSKTKELHFDTKADYDKWQKEKAPEYTQEARFKTDEKALNAARDESES, encoded by the coding sequence TTGTTACCAACACCAACTGTTACTACTACCAATTATTTGGGAGGGTTCCAGTACTTAGACAATGTATTACAGTTTTTCCCAACGGCGGAGGGTTACGTAGAACCTAACGGAAGTTCTTACAAATATGTGTTCCAGTACAAAGACCATTTAGGTAATGTTAGATTGAGTTATGGGGATGCCAATGGTGATGGAACTATTACTAATAGTGAGATTATCGAGGAGAGTCACTACTACCCTTTTGGGCTCAAACATCAAGGGTATAATTCTGTGATTACTTCTACAAATCCTGCACAAAAGTATAAGTATAATGGGAAGGAGCTGCAAGACGAACTGGGGCTTGGGATGTACGATTATGGGGCAAGGCTTTATGACCCTGCGAGAGTAGGTTGGAGTAATATTGACCCATTAGCGGAAAAAATGAGAAGATATAGCCCATATAATTATTGTTTTGATAATCCATTACGTTTTACTGACCCGGATGGAATGAAACCAAATGATATTATTGTACTTAATGCTCCAAAAGGAGCAACTAATGTAAACGGTGTTTACGCAGGACACAATGCTGTTTTAATAGGAAATGATAAAAAGGGATGGACTTTTGTATCCAAAGAAGGTAGGGATAAATCCCCTTGGTATTCCAATGAAGTAACTGGGGGGCCATCAAAAACCAAAGAACTGCATTTTGATACAAAAGCAGATTATGACAAATGGCAAAAAGAAAAAGCTCCCGAATACACTCAAGAGGCTCGTTTTAAAACAGATGAAAAAGCATTAAATGCAGCACGAGATGAGTCAGAAAGTTGA
- a CDS encoding zeta toxin family protein, with the protein MSKNLYIIAGCNGAGKTTASFTILPEILECKEFVNADEIAKGLSPFQPEKVSFEAGRIMLHRINELLEIDENFAFETTLATRSYKSKIIEAQKKGYNVMLLFFWLQNVDLAIERVKSRVQEGGHNIETEVIKRRYINGIRNLFDIYLPIVNETMIFDNSGGKPDLLAEKTLETDIDVINEIKFDKLKAYYNESV; encoded by the coding sequence ATGAGTAAGAACCTTTATATAATCGCAGGTTGCAACGGAGCAGGAAAAACAACAGCTTCTTTCACGATCCTGCCAGAGATACTAGAATGTAAGGAATTTGTAAATGCTGATGAGATTGCCAAGGGCTTGTCGCCATTTCAACCCGAAAAAGTTTCATTTGAAGCGGGGCGTATAATGCTCCACAGGATTAATGAGCTTTTGGAAATTGACGAAAACTTTGCTTTTGAAACCACTCTAGCCACGAGAAGCTATAAATCAAAAATAATCGAAGCCCAGAAAAAAGGTTACAACGTTATGTTATTGTTCTTTTGGTTACAAAATGTGGATTTGGCTATTGAAAGGGTTAAGAGCCGAGTACAGGAAGGCGGGCATAATATTGAAACCGAAGTTATAAAACGCAGGTACATAAACGGAATAAGAAATTTATTTGATATATATTTGCCAATAGTTAATGAAACTATGATTTTTGACAACTCGGGTGGTAAGCCTGATTTATTAGCGGAAAAGACTTTAGAAACAGATATTGACGTTATCAACGAAATAAAATTTGATAAACTAAAAGCATATTACAATGAAAGCGTATAA